AGAAAAAAATCTGTTATTAAAATCCCTAAAATTAGCACTAAAAAAAGAAGAAAAAAGTTAAATATAGCAGGGAAAGGAATACCACTATCTGTTTTAGGGGTTAAGTTTTAAAAAATGAGATACACAATATTAACAGAATATTTGTATTTAAGGTTTTTAGAAGCATACAGGCAGTTTTATTTTGAAGTTTATAAAAAATTACCAAGTGAGGAGTATTGGAAGAATTTTATTATGTTTGTTAGTCAAAATATGCATAATGATAATTATTTATTTCTTCTTGCAGTAGAGGGAAAGAAAGTAAGAGGGTTTTGTATAGTAGCACCAGTTATAAATTTTGAAGAAATACCGACAGCAATAGTTGAGCCGTTATATGTATTTCCGAAATGGAGAAATCAAGGAATAGGTAAAAATTTGATAGCAATAATTAAAGGTTGGTTGAAGAAAAAAGGGTATAAGAAAGTTATTACAACAGAAGAATTTAATAAAAATACATTTAAGAGAAAGCAAAAACTTTTAGGTTTAAAACCTGTAAGAGTTATTTTAGAAAAAGAACTGGAATAATATATTTTTAAAAGGGGAAAATTATGGGAGCAGCACTACCGATTATAGGGGGAGTAATAGGAGGAGGGTTAGCATATGCAGGAGCAAGAGAACAAGCAAAAACAATAAAACATGTAGCAGGACAGGTTTATCAGCCAAAATACTTAACAGATATAGACAAGTTAGTAAGTGATTTAATAAAACAACAAACATTACAACAGCCAGAATGGAGTAAATACCAGCAGATTGTTAATCAGATTTTAGGGACTTTTACACCTGAACAATATCAGCAATATTTAAATAAATATCTTAAATCATCATTTCAACCAACAAGTAGTGATTTATATAAGTATTATTTAGACCAACTATTACAGGATGTTAGAAGTGGATTAACAGCAAGAGGATTAAATTTATCACCAATAGGAGCAGGGATTGAAAGTAAAGTAATAACTGATTATGCTATGCAGAATTTACTTTATGATTGGCAGAGACAAAGTCAAGCATTACAGAATTATTTAGCAGGGATGAGTGGATTAAGTAATTTAGGTAAAGGAGCATTACAAACTGCTTTAGCGTTAGAGCAATTAAAATCAGGATGGTATGAGCCAGCAATTCAATACGGACTTCAATATATGGGATTAGGTATTCCAGCAACACAGGCAAGAGCAAGTATTTTAGCGAATTTAATACCACAAGCAGGACAAGAATGGGCACAATTAGGACAAGTATTTAATTCTGTTTTTCCTTATTTAACACAGGGGACATCTACAACACCAAGTTATAATGTAGGTTATTCTTCAGGAGTTCCTGTAGGCGGACAATATATTCAAGGAACATTAAATTATCCTACTTTTGGTATATTGAGTGGATTTGGATATTTACCTGGTATAGGTTATGTTATTTCATAGTTTTAAAAGGAGATAGATATGCCGAACCCAATTGCTTATATTTTAACAGGATTATTAGAGGGATATGGAAGAATGAAAGAACAGCAGGTATTACAAGATATTTTAAAAACTAGTTATTCTCAACCACAGCCATCTTTACCAGCACCGACAACAGAAGGAGAGAAAAAAACAAGTATAGAAGATATAATACAGCAACAAATACAAGCACAACAGCAACCACAGATGATTTTTCAAAAACTTTTATCTAATCCTTCTTTTTGGAACTTACCAGTGGATAAACAGCAGATGTTATTAAATATAGCAGGATTACAAGCACAATTAACACCACAGGTAGATGTAGCAAAGATGATGGAAGCGTATAGAAAAATGATAACACCAATTGAAATAGAAGCAGGGAAAGGACTTTATAATCCTATAACAGGACAGTGGATAAGTAAACCTATTTTACAGACAGAGCCAGAGAAAGAGTTGATAGATATATCTACGGGAGAAAAAATAAAAAGTGGAGTTATAAAAGTAGGAGATACTTTAATTGACCCAGAAAAAAGAGAAATTATATATCAAAAACCAAATATAAAAGTTGATGTAGATTTTAAAACTAATAGATATGTTAAACAAGATTTAAATACAGGAGAAATAGAAGAAGGATTTATAACACCTCAAACTTTTGGAATTATTACGACTTATGCTCAATCTATAGGGAAAGACCCAGCAAAACTATCAACAGATGAAATAGAAAATATAATCAATACAGCAATAAGGATGGGGGATTTACCACCTTATTATGAATTGATTAAAAGCGATTATGGAATAATTACAATAGATAAAGCGACAGGAAAACCATTAGATTTTTTTGAGGACCCATTAGCGAAAGAAAAACTTGAACAAGAAAAAGAAAAGTTTGAGTTAGATAAACAAAAAGTATTAGCAGAAATAGATAAAATAAAAACTTTAACACCTCTGGAAGCAGAAAGAGTAAAATCCGTAATAGCGTCTCATTATACTTATGCTGATTATTTAAAGGATAAAATAATGATAGAGAAGACAAAACAACAGACAACTACTAAAACTACTACACCTACCACAAAACCATTAGCGAAAGCAAGTGTGAAAGAAAGAGAAGCGTTTAATAAATGGTTTGCAAAAATAAAAAAGGCGTATGATAAGAAAGACCCTTATACAAGAGATAAAGCAATTGAGTTAGCACTTACATCTGGAATTAACCCTGAATTATATGATGAAGCAATAAAAGTTTTAGATACATATACCAAATCCTGGGATCAAGCGTATTTCCAAAAACAATCAACAATTACACCACCACAGGAAAAAATTATTAAACAAGGTAAAATTGGTAATATCACTTATCAAATCAAAGAAAAATAAACTATGTATGAAACAGAAATTAAAATCGGTAATAAAACTTATACTATTGAAACTGATAATATACCAACAGATGAACAAATTGAACTTATTTTAAGACAGGCAGGACTTTATGCTCCTGAAAAAATTTCTACTTTTCAGGCGTTTAAAGAAGAAGTAAAAAAACCTATCCAGAAAATATCCTCTACAATTACTCAAAAAATAGCAGAATTACCTGTTGAAAAAATACAGGAAAGAAGTGCTGTTTTTGCTGAAAGTTTTGCTCCTATTTTAACTTTATTCTTGAAGCCAGAAGAAAGAAAATATTTACAACAACTTGAAAAACAACATCCTGTATCAAGAATAGTAGGAGAAATAACAGGTGGTATAGCAGAATTAACAGCAATTTCTCCTTTAACAAGACCAATAACAAGAATTTTACCTAAAACTTTATCTTATTCTCCGAGATTATACAGGTTTTTAGCAAGCGGTTTAAGAAGTGGGACTACATTAGCAGGACAGAAT
The bacterium genome window above contains:
- a CDS encoding GNAT family N-acetyltransferase, encoding MRYTILTEYLYLRFLEAYRQFYFEVYKKLPSEEYWKNFIMFVSQNMHNDNYLFLLAVEGKKVRGFCIVAPVINFEEIPTAIVEPLYVFPKWRNQGIGKNLIAIIKGWLKKKGYKKVITTEEFNKNTFKRKQKLLGLKPVRVILEKELE